One part of the Natronomonas salsuginis genome encodes these proteins:
- a CDS encoding pyridoxal phosphate-dependent aminotransferase, with product MDDYERPLFFHLMKYAAEADRDVVDMVSGNPDWEPPEALRTGLKTYADGTPDEFQYPPSDGLVELRAEIAQRHDVDVERVVVTNGAGEANYLAMATALEAFGGDKIAMATPVYPYYHKRTEMLDATATFVPSEPDGTLDSDAVREVVSEDTAAIVINSPNNPTGGVYGRETKRDLVAIAEECDALLVSDEVYDRFVYDEEAFETALGFDSANVAVTNAFSKSMAITGFRVGYGIYPDHLTDAIRTRHMLVNVAGSRPAQRAVLDALRETPESYYERNRQLLDERIEAFCAALDRAGAEYARPRGGFYVMARFDGHPGTLDNTERLIDEAGVAGMPGDAFGDSHAEWFRFAVVTPRAEEAAERLAAHFGR from the coding sequence ATGGACGACTACGAACGGCCGCTGTTCTTCCACCTGATGAAGTACGCGGCCGAGGCCGATCGGGACGTGGTCGATATGGTGTCGGGGAACCCCGACTGGGAGCCGCCCGAGGCGCTTCGAACCGGACTGAAAACGTACGCGGACGGAACGCCCGACGAGTTCCAGTACCCGCCGAGCGACGGGCTGGTGGAACTCCGAGCGGAGATCGCGCAGCGTCACGACGTCGACGTCGAGCGCGTCGTCGTCACGAACGGCGCGGGCGAGGCAAACTATCTGGCGATGGCGACCGCCCTCGAGGCGTTCGGCGGCGACAAGATCGCCATGGCCACCCCCGTGTACCCGTACTACCACAAGCGCACGGAGATGCTGGACGCGACGGCCACGTTCGTGCCGAGCGAACCGGACGGGACGCTCGATTCCGACGCCGTTCGCGAGGTGGTGAGCGAGGATACCGCCGCGATCGTGATCAACTCGCCGAACAACCCGACCGGCGGTGTCTACGGTCGGGAGACGAAACGCGATCTCGTCGCGATCGCCGAGGAGTGCGACGCGCTGCTCGTCTCCGACGAGGTGTACGATCGGTTCGTCTACGACGAGGAGGCCTTCGAGACGGCGCTCGGGTTCGACTCCGCGAACGTCGCCGTCACGAACGCGTTCTCGAAGTCGATGGCGATCACCGGCTTCCGGGTCGGCTACGGGATCTATCCCGATCACCTGACGGACGCGATCCGGACGCGACACATGCTCGTCAACGTCGCCGGCTCGCGACCGGCCCAGCGGGCGGTCCTCGACGCGCTCCGCGAGACGCCCGAGTCGTACTACGAGCGAAACCGGCAACTGCTGGACGAGCGGATCGAGGCGTTCTGTGCAGCGCTCGATCGCGCGGGCGCCGAGTACGCCCGGCCGCGGGGCGGGTTTTACGTGATGGCGCGCTTCGACGGCCACCCGGGAACGCTCGACAATACGGAGCGGTTGATCGACGAGGCCGGCGTCGCCGGCATGCCGGGCGACGCGTTCGGCGACTCGCACGCCGAGTGGTTCCGATTCGCCGTCGTGACGCCGCGGGCGGAGGAAGCGGCGGAGCGGTTAGCCGCGCATTTCGGGCGATAG